The sequence below is a genomic window from Actinokineospora baliensis.
CGAGAATGGCGACGTGGTCATCCCGAAGATGCTCGACCGTGCAACGGCGTGGCCAGAATCTCGCGCCAGATCCAAGGTGGTGGCTGCCTTGGAAGTCCAGTCGGACGAGTTGGCGAATGGCCAGCGGCATGTCCTGTTCACAGCAGCGACCTGGGAGGGGAAGGCCTACGCCGGGTTGGATGTGTACGACAAGCTTGTGGAGTTGGCGAGCCTCGCCAGCAGATGAGGCGAGCAGCAAGTCTTGGCGAACCTAGACTGAGGCTCATGGTCAACGTTGACGCGATGCTGGCGGATCTTCGGGCGCTGGTCGAGGTCGAGTCGCCGTCTGGGGATGTTGGGGCGGTGGGGGAGTCCGGGCGGGTTGTCGCGTCGGTGATTGAGCGCAACCTCGGGGGACAGGCGCGCTTGATCGACAGTCCGGCTGGGCCGCATGTGCACTGGTCGGGTGGCGGTACTCCTCGGGTGCTGATCCTCGGGCACCACGACACGGTCTTTCCTATAGGCACGCTCGCCCGGCGTCCCTTCACCGTCCAGGACGGCCGTGTGCTCGGCCCCGGCGTGTTCGACATGCTCGGCGGCCTGATCCAGGCGATACACGGCGTGGCTTCGCTCGACGACCGGACCGGAGTCGAGATCCTGGTGACTGCGGACGAGGAGAACGGTTCGCACAGTTCGAGGGCTCTGCTCGAGGAACGCGCCACCGCCTGCGGTGCGGTGCTCGTGCTGGAAGGCGCGGGGGAGGGCGGCGCGGTGAAGACCGGCCGCAAGGGGTGTGGGACCTTTGAGGTCGCCATCCGGGGCCGGGCCGCGCACGCGGGCCTCGAACCCGAGGCGGGGAGCAACGCCCTGGTTGAGGCCGCGCACCAGGTCCTGGCCATCGCCGATCTCAACCGGCCTGACATCGGCACCACGGTCACCCCGACCGTCGCGTCCGCCGGGACGATGAGCAACGTCGTACCCGCGGCAGCAACGGTAACCGTCGACGTCCGGGTCGAGTCGTACGAGGAGAAGGCCAGGGTCGAGGCCGCATTCGCCGCCCTCACCCCGCGGGTCGACGGCACGGAGATCACCGTCACCGGCGCGGTCACCCGACCACCTATGCCGGAGTCGGCCTCCGCCGAGCTCTTCGCGATCGCCCAGCGGCTGCGCCCCGACCTGACAGGCATCGCAGTGGGTGGGGGCAGCGATGGCAACTTCACCGCCGCGCTGGGAATCCCTACCCTCGACGGCCTCGGTGCCGTGGGCGGAGGCGCGCACGCCGACCACGAGCACCTACTCTTGGACACCATGGCTGACCGCGCTCTACTCATCGCCGACCTCGTCACCGCCATCAAACAACGGCCCAATGACTGACGACCTGCGCCACCTCGCCGACCCCGTGCAGGTGCAACAACTGCGGGACTCCTTGGCGCACAACTACCTTCTGATGACGGTGCTCACCCGTGCGCGGGACATGGCCTTACCGGGCTGGTTCCTCACCGCCGGATGCGTCTTCCAGAACATCTGGAACCACGTCGCCGGATACCCAGCCAACCACGGCGTCCGCGACTACGACCTCTTCTACTTCGACGACTCCGACTGCCCTGGGATGCAGAGTTCGGCACCCCATGCCCTCCACTGCGGTCAGTCGAGGACCTGGACGGTGTACGCGCCCCACGGCATCGAAGACGCCTTCACCATGGTCGTCCGCCCGAACCCCGCGGTAGCGCCTCGTCAGGTGTACGTCGACGAAACCACCCGCTGGCAACAGGTATGGCCATCACTCACTGTCCACCCCTGGCCGTCGCACACCAGAACTGTCGGTGGGACGCCCTAGCATTGTCCTGTGTCCGAGAACCTGAAGGTGCGCCGAGTGTCGCGCGGCGTCGTAGTGGCAGCGGTGTTCGCCGTCGCCGTGGCGTGGCTGTTCGGGTACTGGACAGTCCGTGAGACCGCGATCGAGCACGCCCGAACATGCCCCGAAACCTGCCTCACCCATGAGACAGCGACCGTGGTGGACACAGAGTTCTACCCAGGCGGCGAGCGCGGCGGCAGCGGCTCCACCATCACGATCAAACTGGCCTCAGGCGACCGCTACGAGATTTCGGG
It includes:
- a CDS encoding nucleotidyltransferase family protein, with product MTDDLRHLADPVQVQQLRDSLAHNYLLMTVLTRARDMALPGWFLTAGCVFQNIWNHVAGYPANHGVRDYDLFYFDDSDCPGMQSSAPHALHCGQSRTWTVYAPHGIEDAFTMVVRPNPAVAPRQVYVDETTRWQQVWPSLTVHPWPSHTRTVGGTP
- a CDS encoding M20 family metallopeptidase — translated: MVNVDAMLADLRALVEVESPSGDVGAVGESGRVVASVIERNLGGQARLIDSPAGPHVHWSGGGTPRVLILGHHDTVFPIGTLARRPFTVQDGRVLGPGVFDMLGGLIQAIHGVASLDDRTGVEILVTADEENGSHSSRALLEERATACGAVLVLEGAGEGGAVKTGRKGCGTFEVAIRGRAAHAGLEPEAGSNALVEAAHQVLAIADLNRPDIGTTVTPTVASAGTMSNVVPAAATVTVDVRVESYEEKARVEAAFAALTPRVDGTEITVTGAVTRPPMPESASAELFAIAQRLRPDLTGIAVGGGSDGNFTAALGIPTLDGLGAVGGGAHADHEHLLLDTMADRALLIADLVTAIKQRPND